The following are from one region of the Desulfobacterales bacterium genome:
- the bamA gene encoding outer membrane protein assembly factor BamA has protein sequence MRGICQLIYKLRIPVAVVLLWGLSVAPYAMAGPADSAVEAVSAPVVSQIVITVDDSWGKARELTQMASELMVIRKGEPFSTERMEQSIAALKLCRRFQQIDVDSRDENGQMVLTVHLKPFQYIKDVRIHGKYPLFEKQILNAMTIYAGDVYDPDELNRPETLIAELYRRQGFIDPQIQVKAQQDSRDGQYEVDVYISGKDYLSLDSVQFQGNQTFSAGRLKMKMSIWRRGLRPWSAGRFIEDRLVADVKQLIQFYRQKGYAEVQIESRVESGPDSHQIRVLVTVNEGPLYRVNFSGNRQFWPRTLKKDLVLFDEGNRNNAGVRKSIRNIKERYQRAGYLDVRVTPKEEAVKEKGRTLRSVRFDIEEGPRSFVGTIQIEGNTAIDTEKIRKQMLTRLPGVFSNGIFDPQVLGEDLDAIRSLYRSSGFSDVTVVPTLQWTEDRTRVDIVVNIDERVQTRMSSVSITGLTAVPEADAYGVIKLVKGEPFRSYMVKSDENSLSALVSEQGYPHVAVKGRVSVTEDRLAARVEYQVNEGPRVNMGRTWFSGNFRTQERILENEIKLKDGEPFSLTRMLDSQRAVRNLNCMDSVRFKAIGLKEGDDTVNLVARVEEKKPYSIEFGGGYQSDKGIFAHGRAADRNLFGNNLDAWIGGETSQTGYRYDLSVSEPRLFGTRTSAGFSLYSERSAPFNLDFETLTYGGALNFGRAWPPHVNTGLNFRFEEREQKPDESADAAVDSDSDEQYEKRQVFTVTPSIRYDSRDSFVRPKKGIYSSLSVDVSKGIESEIDDFTRSRLDIRLYWSPFQRLTFAWLNRGGYIEPFGGSDQVPDDQLFYLGGTQDVRGFKENMLRVDSEGSSLGGRVSIAESLEARIDLGKNFEFTLFCDAGTVSDQFSDITAETIRSSVGLGLRYITPIGAMGFLYSVKLDRQENESAGRLHFSIGYTF, from the coding sequence TTGCGCGGTATTTGTCAACTTATTTATAAACTGAGAATTCCGGTAGCCGTCGTTTTGTTATGGGGGCTGTCAGTGGCCCCGTATGCCATGGCCGGGCCTGCTGACAGCGCCGTCGAGGCGGTTTCTGCTCCAGTCGTTTCTCAAATTGTTATTACGGTCGATGACAGCTGGGGGAAGGCCCGGGAGCTGACACAGATGGCCTCCGAACTGATGGTGATCCGGAAAGGGGAGCCGTTTTCCACCGAACGGATGGAGCAGTCCATCGCAGCGTTGAAGCTGTGCCGCCGGTTTCAGCAGATCGATGTGGATTCCAGGGACGAAAACGGGCAGATGGTGCTGACCGTCCACCTCAAACCGTTTCAATACATAAAGGATGTCCGGATTCACGGCAAATACCCGCTGTTTGAAAAGCAGATCCTCAATGCCATGACAATATATGCCGGTGATGTGTATGACCCGGATGAACTGAACCGGCCGGAAACTTTGATTGCGGAACTTTACCGGCGTCAGGGATTTATCGATCCGCAGATTCAGGTGAAGGCACAACAGGACTCCCGGGATGGCCAGTATGAGGTGGACGTTTATATCTCTGGAAAAGATTATCTCAGCCTGGATTCAGTTCAATTTCAGGGGAATCAGACGTTTTCCGCCGGTCGTCTGAAAATGAAGATGAGTATCTGGCGAAGGGGGCTCAGACCCTGGAGTGCCGGTCGCTTTATAGAAGATCGTCTGGTCGCGGACGTGAAACAGTTGATTCAGTTTTACCGGCAAAAGGGATATGCGGAGGTCCAGATCGAGTCCCGCGTCGAATCCGGGCCGGACAGCCATCAGATCCGGGTGCTGGTCACCGTGAACGAAGGGCCTCTGTACCGGGTGAACTTCAGCGGAAACCGGCAGTTCTGGCCTCGGACGCTTAAAAAGGATCTGGTACTGTTTGATGAAGGGAACCGAAATAATGCGGGCGTGCGGAAAAGCATCAGAAATATAAAGGAGAGGTATCAACGGGCCGGGTATCTGGATGTCCGTGTGACGCCTAAAGAAGAAGCCGTCAAAGAAAAGGGCCGGACCCTTCGAAGTGTGCGCTTTGATATTGAAGAGGGGCCGCGCAGTTTTGTCGGTACCATTCAAATTGAGGGAAATACAGCCATTGACACCGAAAAAATACGCAAACAGATGCTTACCCGGCTGCCGGGAGTGTTTTCAAACGGCATATTTGATCCCCAGGTTCTGGGGGAGGATCTGGATGCGATCCGTTCGTTGTACCGAAGCAGCGGTTTTTCTGACGTGACGGTCGTCCCGACCCTTCAATGGACGGAAGACAGGACCCGGGTCGATATCGTGGTCAACATCGATGAGCGCGTTCAGACCCGGATGTCCTCGGTCAGTATCACGGGGCTGACGGCCGTGCCTGAAGCTGATGCCTATGGTGTGATCAAACTGGTGAAGGGCGAACCGTTCCGATCCTACATGGTGAAAAGTGATGAAAACAGCTTGTCGGCGCTTGTGTCTGAACAGGGGTATCCGCATGTTGCCGTCAAAGGCCGGGTGTCGGTTACTGAAGACCGGCTGGCGGCACGGGTCGAGTATCAGGTGAATGAGGGACCTCGGGTGAACATGGGCCGTACCTGGTTCAGCGGTAACTTCCGCACGCAGGAGCGTATCCTGGAAAATGAAATTAAATTGAAGGACGGGGAGCCGTTTTCGCTCACCCGGATGCTGGACAGTCAGCGGGCTGTTCGCAATTTAAACTGCATGGATTCTGTCCGGTTTAAAGCCATCGGCCTCAAGGAAGGCGACGATACCGTCAACCTGGTTGCCCGGGTCGAAGAAAAAAAACCGTACTCGATTGAATTCGGCGGCGGTTATCAGAGTGACAAGGGAATTTTTGCTCACGGCAGGGCCGCGGACCGGAACCTGTTTGGCAATAACCTGGATGCCTGGATCGGCGGTGAAACCAGTCAGACCGGGTACCGGTATGACCTGTCCGTATCAGAACCCAGGTTGTTCGGCACGCGGACATCCGCGGGGTTTTCCCTTTATTCGGAACGAAGCGCCCCGTTTAATCTGGATTTTGAAACCCTGACCTATGGCGGGGCTCTGAATTTCGGGCGAGCATGGCCTCCCCATGTGAATACCGGCTTGAACTTCCGGTTTGAAGAGCGTGAGCAGAAACCGGATGAGTCCGCAGACGCCGCAGTCGATTCGGACAGTGATGAGCAGTATGAAAAACGTCAGGTGTTTACGGTAACCCCGTCCATCCGCTATGATTCCAGGGATTCATTTGTCCGGCCGAAAAAGGGGATCTATTCGTCCCTGTCGGTGGATGTGTCCAAGGGCATTGAAAGCGAGATCGATGATTTTACCCGGTCCCGGCTGGATATCCGGCTTTACTGGAGCCCATTTCAGCGGCTGACCTTTGCGTGGCTTAACCGGGGCGGATATATTGAACCGTTTGGCGGATCTGACCAGGTGCCGGACGATCAGCTTTTTTATCTGGGGGGCACTCAGGATGTTCGCGGGTTTAAGGAAAATATGCTTCGCGTTGATTCGGAGGGAAGTTCGCTGGGCGGGCGGGTGTCAATCGCCGAAAGTCTGGAGGCCAGAATCGATCTGGGGAAAAATTTCGAATTTACCCTCTTTTGTGATGCCGGAACGGTCAGTGACCAGTTCAGTGACATTACCGCCGAAACCATCCGCAGCTCCGTGGGCCTGGGATTGAGATACATCACCCCCATCGGTGCCATGGGCTTTCTCTACAGTGTTAAACTGGACCGTCAGGAAAATGAGAGCGCCGGCCGGCTTCATTTTTCGATCGGGTATACCTTTTAA
- a CDS encoding TraB/GumN family protein, producing MQLIESNDIHRIQIENKEIILVGTAHVSAESARLVRAVIEEERPDTVCIELCQARYDAIRQKDRWQNMDIIKVIKEKKAFLLLSNLLLSAFQKRIADKLDVKPGQEMITAIESAEETGARIHLADRNIHVTLSRVWRLMSLWEKIKMLFQLVMSFGQMEDISEADIEKMKQQDMLETILSEVEKTLPVLRTILIDERDQYLSQRIRTAPGNKIVAVVGAGHVPGIKTYLNHDIDIAPLNDLPPKSRASGYLKWMIPLAILLMMAFGFFSGGAAAGTHMITWWILANGILAGIGATLAMAHPLTILSSIIAAPLTSLNPMIAAGWVSGLVEAFSRKPRVVDFENLPTDILSIRGFWKNKVTRVLLVVVFTNLGSSLGTFVAIPLMARAF from the coding sequence ATGCAACTCATTGAAAGCAACGATATCCATCGTATCCAGATAGAAAATAAAGAAATCATCCTGGTGGGAACCGCGCACGTTTCCGCTGAAAGCGCGCGGCTGGTCCGCGCGGTGATCGAGGAGGAGCGGCCGGATACCGTCTGTATTGAACTGTGCCAGGCGCGGTATGATGCCATCCGCCAGAAAGACCGATGGCAAAATATGGACATCATCAAGGTCATCAAGGAAAAGAAAGCCTTTCTGCTCCTGTCCAACCTGCTGCTGTCAGCCTTTCAGAAACGAATTGCGGACAAACTCGATGTCAAACCCGGCCAGGAGATGATCACCGCCATCGAATCGGCTGAAGAAACCGGTGCCCGTATTCACCTGGCCGACCGGAATATTCACGTAACCCTCTCCAGGGTCTGGCGGCTGATGAGTTTGTGGGAAAAGATCAAGATGCTGTTTCAACTGGTCATGTCGTTCGGGCAGATGGAGGATATCAGCGAGGCAGATATCGAAAAAATGAAGCAGCAGGACATGCTCGAGACGATTCTGTCCGAGGTGGAAAAAACACTGCCGGTGCTCAGGACCATCCTCATCGATGAACGGGATCAATATCTGTCGCAACGAATCCGTACGGCGCCGGGCAATAAAATTGTCGCTGTCGTGGGCGCCGGCCATGTGCCGGGCATCAAAACCTATCTGAATCATGACATCGATATCGCACCGTTAAATGATCTCCCCCCGAAAAGCAGGGCTTCAGGGTATCTTAAATGGATGATCCCCCTTGCCATCCTGCTCATGATGGCCTTCGGTTTTTTTTCGGGCGGCGCCGCCGCGGGCACTCACATGATCACCTGGTGGATTCTGGCAAACGGCATTCTGGCCGGCATCGGGGCAACCCTTGCCATGGCGCACCCGCTGACGATCCTGTCGTCCATTATTGCAGCACCCCTCACATCGTTAAACCCCATGATCGCCGCCGGCTGGGTATCGGGGCTCGTGGAGGCATTTTCACGGAAACCCAGGGTGGTGGATTTTGAAAATCTCCCCACTGACATTCTCTCTATCCGGGGATTCTGGAAAAACAAGGTGACCCGGGTACTTCTGGTCGTGGTGTTCACCAACCTGGGAAGCTCACTGGGGACTTTCGTGGCCATTCCGCTGATGGCCAGAGCCTTCTAA
- a CDS encoding translocation/assembly module TamB domain-containing protein, producing MKRYVKTLIIVMGAGTALLIAAVTGLLFYLQTDHGGQFVQNAVNQRIDGTLSWDGLEIFLFEGRVELKRLQVQDAAHHPVAGFDRLAVDISWRSLISGIVDIEALLIEGLRADLTADSRGEINLMRIFGPPTPEVSDAPDQKGGAIPVNVVIRSLKVLNASAGFEMPDKGFKATVGDVDLILTGADLKKRTGRLSLTVSDAGIISPEFNTRIRRLHTEAVLNDGRIDPFVCRLETGASAVAVDGSLQDVFGRPVADLKLESTVFLPEIQQSLRLNQILSGQVTARGTVRGIVDNPDADLALDYGGGVLGGYPVDRILLKLVLKDRIVDLNRLAVKAAGGLLTASGMADLKQVLEGGFLTTKPNPDAISYRLAVQSRDIDLGQLLPSGRRVSGIIRTDLDLTGSGISSAVRSLNASLVLAAKGLAADPAAAPVDVNLHSRFYLEGQQAGIRQLTVTSDGIDMSAGGRYDLSSDAIEANIDLTASDLFPLFSGLNFEQPHGRLALQARLSGTVKHPVMDADLQAKQIGMQDITIGDVSLKASLNASGLLNISRFEVENQGAVASGSATVRMFQQPFALDPDLPVSLSLSFQQLDLGKFVAGKMASGVIDGHLSAEGNIRSLIATAAVTGKDVFVRPVRVGDLTAGLRFSEGRVIVDRLSVHNRRSQLEMSGFAQILEPPGIKLIEDSEFGCDIQSEGIYLEDFSDRIQGRAEIDARMEGTIKHPRGRLNLRGTDLDLAVQKLKEVTLVSEFDGEKIYFSPLRVTVAPKETIVATGWASTDKTFQVAMSSEGVSLANIDRVQQTNRAQGQVAFNIAGKGSLEDPDIRGEITASDLQIMEKSVQDITVHLEVKDQLARIQSRLDFDVTAEYHLKKRDFSALLRFDDTDLSPLFALLGMADAGGHLTGDISAAGNLDAVEQVQGSVNVDRLGLVFREKPVLQTQNLKMVLKDQRLQIFPSRWMLAADGQIDISGTGSLDGPLDVKVQGVVPMRAVGMISEDFSDASGQIRVSGGIGGTLKEPDIRMDMNMEGVGLTLPVLMQNLHDVNGRVQVTPQAIFLERIQGRLDDGRFNVSGKMDLDTFRPSSISVEVNAQSLPVRIPDTLDMTLNAALKLTGTPERSALQGQVVILDGTYYKDVNLSFLRIVEDKKRRETVPSTDMTQPFLKHMALDILLQRRNPFVVDNNLAQLNILPDFKIAGTLNQPVMTGRAEVESGTIQYRKKTFTVNKGVVDFINPYRIEPQLDISSKAQIRGWAITLDISGTPDALKFKLSSVPEEQDADLLSLLLFGKTTAELIENEGGTKRPAAQMLAELIGSTFGEDIKKTTGLDIFEVDTQGQDDTDRIKVTVGKALSERMTVKYETESKSGEMLQRAIAEYKLMENILLSGFQDSKGFFGGEFKFRLEFR from the coding sequence ATGAAACGATATGTTAAAACGCTGATCATCGTCATGGGGGCAGGCACTGCCCTGCTGATCGCCGCTGTCACGGGTCTGCTGTTTTATCTGCAGACGGATCATGGCGGGCAATTTGTTCAAAACGCCGTCAACCAGCGAATTGACGGCACCCTTTCATGGGACGGCCTGGAAATTTTCCTTTTTGAGGGCCGTGTGGAACTCAAACGGCTTCAGGTCCAGGATGCGGCGCATCATCCGGTGGCGGGCTTTGACCGGCTGGCGGTCGATATCTCATGGCGGTCGCTGATATCCGGCATCGTCGATATTGAAGCGCTTTTAATCGAAGGCCTCCGGGCGGATCTGACAGCCGATTCCCGGGGAGAGATTAATCTGATGCGGATTTTCGGGCCTCCGACGCCAGAGGTATCAGACGCACCAGATCAAAAGGGAGGTGCGATACCGGTAAATGTGGTGATCCGGTCGCTCAAGGTGCTGAACGCTTCGGCAGGATTTGAAATGCCGGACAAAGGCTTTAAGGCAACGGTGGGTGATGTCGACCTGATCCTGACCGGCGCGGACCTGAAAAAGCGCACCGGGCGGCTATCCCTCACGGTTTCAGATGCGGGAATCATCAGCCCTGAGTTTAATACCCGGATCCGCCGGTTGCACACAGAGGCCGTATTGAATGACGGCCGCATCGATCCGTTTGTGTGCCGCCTGGAAACAGGTGCGTCAGCCGTTGCCGTCGACGGAAGTCTTCAGGATGTATTTGGCAGACCGGTTGCGGATCTGAAATTGGAATCAACCGTATTTTTACCGGAGATTCAACAGAGCCTGCGGTTAAACCAGATCCTTTCTGGCCAGGTGACGGCCCGTGGCACAGTAAGGGGGATTGTTGACAATCCTGATGCGGACCTTGCACTGGATTACGGGGGCGGGGTGCTCGGCGGATATCCGGTTGACCGCATCCTTCTGAAACTGGTCTTGAAAGACCGGATAGTCGACCTGAACCGGCTGGCCGTGAAAGCGGCGGGCGGTCTGTTAACGGCCAGCGGCATGGCTGATCTGAAGCAGGTGCTTGAGGGCGGCTTTTTAACAACAAAGCCCAATCCGGATGCCATCAGCTACCGGCTGGCAGTTCAGTCCCGGGATATCGATCTTGGCCAGCTGTTGCCATCGGGCCGCCGGGTGTCCGGAATTATCCGGACCGATCTTGATCTGACAGGCAGCGGCATATCCTCTGCGGTGCGATCACTGAACGCATCCCTTGTCTTGGCCGCAAAAGGCCTGGCAGCTGATCCGGCTGCAGCTCCGGTGGATGTGAATCTCCACTCCCGGTTCTATCTGGAAGGCCAGCAAGCCGGAATCCGCCAGCTGACCGTCACATCCGACGGCATTGATATGTCCGCCGGTGGCCGGTATGATCTTTCTTCTGATGCGATCGAGGCCAATATCGATCTGACTGCCTCCGATCTTTTTCCGCTGTTCTCTGGCCTGAATTTTGAACAGCCCCACGGACGCCTCGCGCTTCAGGCCCGGCTCTCCGGTACGGTCAAACATCCGGTTATGGATGCCGATCTTCAGGCAAAACAGATCGGGATGCAGGATATTACCATCGGCGATGTCAGCCTAAAGGCATCCCTGAATGCATCCGGCCTGTTGAACATCTCCCGGTTTGAAGTGGAAAATCAGGGCGCTGTAGCGAGTGGAAGCGCAACGGTCCGGATGTTTCAGCAGCCGTTTGCCCTCGATCCGGATCTTCCGGTCAGTCTTTCGCTCTCGTTTCAACAGCTGGATCTGGGAAAATTCGTTGCCGGAAAGATGGCCTCCGGCGTCATCGATGGCCATTTGTCTGCGGAAGGAAATATCCGTTCTCTGATTGCAACGGCCGCTGTAACGGGAAAAGACGTATTCGTCAGACCGGTTCGGGTGGGGGATCTGACCGCCGGTCTCCGGTTCTCGGAAGGCCGGGTCATAGTGGACCGGCTCTCGGTTCATAACCGGAGGTCGCAGCTTGAGATGTCCGGTTTTGCGCAGATCCTTGAGCCCCCCGGCATAAAACTGATCGAAGATTCTGAATTTGGGTGCGATATCCAATCTGAGGGGATCTATCTGGAGGATTTTTCAGACCGGATACAGGGAAGAGCCGAGATTGATGCCCGGATGGAAGGGACGATCAAACACCCCCGGGGCCGGTTGAATCTGCGGGGAACCGATCTGGATCTGGCGGTTCAAAAACTCAAAGAAGTTACGCTGGTATCCGAATTTGACGGAGAGAAGATTTATTTTAGTCCGCTTCGGGTGACGGTTGCCCCGAAAGAAACCATTGTGGCAACCGGATGGGCGTCAACAGACAAAACCTTTCAGGTGGCGATGTCCTCTGAAGGCGTCAGTCTGGCGAATATCGACCGGGTTCAGCAAACAAATAGGGCGCAGGGACAGGTCGCTTTCAATATTGCCGGAAAAGGCTCTCTGGAAGATCCGGACATCCGGGGAGAAATTACGGCATCAGACCTTCAGATTATGGAAAAATCCGTTCAGGACATCACCGTCCATCTCGAAGTCAAAGACCAGCTGGCCCGGATACAGAGCCGCCTGGATTTTGATGTAACAGCCGAATATCATCTGAAGAAACGGGATTTTTCCGCATTACTTCGGTTTGACGACACTGACCTTTCCCCGTTGTTTGCGCTCCTGGGCATGGCCGATGCGGGCGGTCATCTGACCGGTGATATCAGCGCGGCAGGAAATCTGGATGCAGTGGAGCAGGTTCAGGGAAGCGTGAATGTGGACCGGCTCGGCCTGGTGTTCAGGGAAAAACCGGTGCTTCAGACTCAGAATCTGAAAATGGTGCTGAAGGATCAGCGTCTGCAGATTTTCCCTTCGCGATGGATGCTCGCGGCCGATGGTCAGATCGATATCAGCGGGACGGGCTCCCTTGACGGACCTCTGGACGTTAAAGTCCAGGGCGTGGTTCCGATGCGGGCAGTCGGTATGATTAGCGAGGACTTTTCGGATGCGTCCGGTCAGATCCGTGTGTCCGGCGGTATCGGAGGCACTTTAAAAGAACCCGATATCCGGATGGATATGAACATGGAAGGTGTCGGCCTGACGCTTCCGGTTCTGATGCAGAACCTGCATGATGTTAACGGCCGGGTTCAGGTTACCCCGCAGGCGATTTTTCTGGAACGGATACAGGGGCGGCTGGATGACGGCCGGTTTAATGTTTCAGGCAAGATGGATCTGGACACGTTCAGGCCTTCGTCCATATCAGTTGAGGTCAATGCCCAATCGCTGCCTGTCCGGATTCCGGATACGCTCGATATGACGCTCAATGCCGCTTTAAAACTGACCGGGACCCCTGAACGCTCGGCGCTTCAGGGGCAGGTTGTGATTCTGGACGGCACTTATTACAAGGACGTGAACCTGAGTTTTCTCCGGATAGTGGAAGATAAAAAACGGAGAGAGACCGTGCCTTCAACGGACATGACCCAGCCGTTTTTAAAACACATGGCGCTGGATATCTTGCTGCAGCGTCGAAATCCGTTTGTGGTGGACAATAACCTGGCGCAGCTGAATATACTGCCGGATTTTAAAATTGCCGGCACACTCAATCAGCCCGTGATGACCGGCCGGGCAGAAGTTGAGTCCGGCACGATTCAATATCGGAAAAAAACATTTACCGTCAACAAAGGGGTGGTGGATTTCATCAATCCCTACCGGATCGAACCGCAGCTGGATATCAGCAGCAAGGCCCAGATTCGCGGCTGGGCGATCACCCTGGATATCTCCGGAACACCGGATGCGCTCAAATTCAAGTTGAGCAGTGTGCCTGAAGAACAGGATGCCGACCTCCTGTCGCTTCTGTTGTTCGGGAAAACCACTGCGGAACTGATAGAAAACGAGGGGGGCACGAAACGTCCGGCCGCCCAGATGCTGGCCGAGTTGATCGGGTCCACATTTGGCGAAGACATCAAAAAGACGACGGGCCTGGATATCTTCGAGGTGGACACGCAGGGACAGGATGATACGGATCGCATCAAAGTGACCGTGGGCAAAGCGCTTTCCGAGCGCATGACCGTAAAGTATGAGACCGAATCCAAAAGCGGGGAAATGCTGCAGCGGGCGATTGCCGAATACAAACTGATGGAAAATATTCTGCTCAGCGGATTTCAGGACAGCAAGGGTTTTTTCGGTGGAGAATTCAAGTTCCGGCTGGAATTCCGGTGA